The Gracilimonas sp. genome includes a region encoding these proteins:
- a CDS encoding DUF819 family protein, with protein MDSALITSDAVTFGLLMAILAGIFITSHSDNPKWQKFYKFVPSLLLCYFIPSLLTTFGVVSEADSNLYYVASRYLLPASLVLLTLSIDLKGIMNLGPKAVIMFLAGTGSIMIGGPIALLIVGTISPEIVGGTGPDAVWRGLATVAGSWIGGGANQTAMLEVFEPSTDLFGAMVTVDIIVANIWMAFLLYGAGISEQVDKWFKADSSAIDELKHNIAEYQANIARVPTLVDFTKIIAVAFVIVALGHLAGDTIAPWIDENAPALADLSLNSSFFWIVVVATTGGLILSFTKVRNLEGAGASKLGSLFLYILVMTIGMKMNIASMLDAPGFFVIGAVWILIHVAVLLTVGKLIKAPFFFVAVGSQANVGGAASAPIVASAFHSALAPVGVLLAVLGYALGTYGAYLCAIMMQAIAGM; from the coding sequence ATGGATTCAGCACTAATCACCAGCGATGCGGTTACCTTTGGACTTTTGATGGCTATACTGGCCGGAATTTTCATTACCTCTCACAGTGATAATCCCAAATGGCAGAAATTCTACAAGTTTGTGCCTTCGCTGCTCTTGTGCTACTTCATCCCTTCGCTGCTGACTACCTTTGGGGTAGTTTCTGAAGCCGATTCCAATCTCTATTATGTAGCTTCCCGATATCTACTGCCGGCAAGTTTGGTACTGCTCACCCTGAGCATAGATCTCAAAGGAATTATGAACCTGGGACCAAAAGCAGTCATTATGTTTTTGGCAGGAACCGGAAGTATTATGATTGGCGGCCCCATTGCCTTGCTTATTGTGGGAACCATCAGTCCTGAAATTGTTGGCGGAACCGGACCGGATGCCGTTTGGCGTGGACTTGCAACCGTGGCCGGAAGCTGGATTGGCGGTGGTGCCAACCAAACCGCCATGCTGGAAGTGTTTGAGCCAAGTACCGATCTTTTCGGCGCTATGGTAACTGTGGATATTATCGTAGCCAACATCTGGATGGCTTTCCTGCTCTACGGTGCGGGTATCTCCGAGCAGGTGGATAAGTGGTTTAAAGCCGACTCGTCTGCTATTGATGAACTAAAACACAACATCGCTGAATATCAGGCCAACATTGCCCGGGTTCCAACCCTGGTGGATTTCACTAAAATAATTGCCGTGGCTTTCGTGATCGTAGCTCTTGGTCACCTTGCCGGTGACACCATCGCTCCTTGGATCGATGAAAATGCGCCGGCTCTGGCTGATTTAAGCCTCAACTCTTCCTTCTTTTGGATTGTAGTAGTAGCTACTACCGGCGGACTTATCCTGTCGTTCACCAAAGTTCGAAATCTTGAAGGGGCCGGAGCTTCTAAACTGGGAAGTCTTTTTCTGTACATCCTGGTAATGACAATAGGTATGAAAATGAACATTGCATCCATGCTGGATGCACCCGGTTTCTTTGTAATCGGTGCCGTGTGGATCCTGATTCATGTGGCCGTATTGTTGACGGTTGGAAAGCTTATTAAAGCACCTTTCTTCTTTGTTGCCGTTGGAAGTCAGGCTAACGTAGGGGGAGCAGCATCTGCTCCTATTGTAGCTTCGGCCTTCCATTCAGCGTTAGCCCCGGTTGGTGTATTACTCGCCGTTCTGGGTTATGCTTTAGGTACTTATGGAGCTTACTTGTGCGCCATTATGATGCAGGCTATTGCGGGAATGTAA
- the lysC gene encoding lysine-sensitive aspartokinase 3, with product MIVSKFGGTSVGTFDAMQRSAKIVASDPDRRLIVISATSGTTNDLVALSASQLDSTQREELLGNIEKRHLAIIEQCKEEEKLRDAFYTEFSGLREHLDFVGRDKRWKDALYAFGELMSTRIFVEVLREYGVDAEWLDARNVMKTDSTFGNAEPILASIKKKADKHIQKGKTYLTQGFIGSDVFGNTTTLGRGGSDFSASLFAETIGADTLEIWTDVAGVFTTDPRIVPDAFPINEITFDEAAELSVFGGKVLHPATLKPAMRAGVNVRVASSSDPENSGTYIVKDAEKKPPIRAISLRKDQTLLTVNSLEMLHQHGFLAHLFNVLAEHKISVDLVSTSEVSVALTLDTAVNAANKVELNEDVLEELGRFAEVIVEEELALIALIGNDLQKTSGIGGPLFTALEEYNVRLICHGASPNNLCFLVEQKQAEDIVRMLHAKFITE from the coding sequence ATGATTGTATCCAAATTCGGAGGCACCAGTGTAGGCACGTTCGATGCCATGCAACGCAGTGCCAAAATCGTTGCGTCTGATCCGGACCGCCGGCTCATCGTGATTAGTGCGACTTCCGGCACCACCAACGACTTAGTAGCCCTTTCAGCAAGCCAGCTAGATTCTACCCAGAGGGAAGAACTTCTTGGCAATATAGAGAAGCGCCATCTTGCCATTATTGAGCAATGTAAAGAGGAAGAGAAGCTCAGAGATGCATTTTATACCGAGTTTTCCGGGCTGCGCGAACATCTTGATTTTGTAGGACGTGATAAGCGCTGGAAAGATGCCTTATACGCATTCGGAGAGTTGATGTCCACCCGGATTTTTGTTGAAGTACTAAGAGAATACGGAGTGGATGCCGAGTGGCTGGATGCCCGGAATGTGATGAAAACCGATTCCACCTTTGGGAATGCAGAGCCCATTCTCGCATCCATTAAAAAGAAGGCTGATAAACATATTCAGAAAGGGAAAACCTATCTGACTCAGGGCTTTATTGGTTCGGATGTATTTGGAAATACCACCACGCTGGGCCGGGGCGGGAGTGATTTTTCAGCCTCTTTGTTTGCTGAGACCATAGGTGCCGACACCCTTGAGATCTGGACGGATGTAGCCGGGGTGTTTACTACCGATCCTCGTATTGTACCCGACGCCTTTCCGATTAATGAGATCACGTTTGATGAGGCGGCTGAGCTTTCGGTTTTTGGCGGGAAAGTGCTGCACCCGGCAACCTTAAAACCGGCAATGAGAGCAGGGGTAAACGTACGGGTAGCTTCCAGTTCTGATCCCGAAAATTCCGGTACATACATCGTAAAAGATGCGGAGAAAAAGCCGCCTATTCGGGCAATTTCCCTGCGTAAAGATCAGACCTTACTGACGGTAAACAGTCTGGAGATGCTTCACCAGCATGGATTTCTGGCACATTTGTTTAATGTACTGGCAGAGCATAAAATATCAGTTGACCTGGTGAGTACAAGTGAGGTAAGCGTAGCGCTCACCCTGGATACGGCTGTAAATGCGGCCAACAAGGTAGAGTTAAATGAGGATGTGCTGGAAGAACTCGGCCGGTTTGCAGAAGTCATCGTGGAAGAGGAGCTTGCATTGATTGCTTTGATAGGGAATGATCTCCAGAAGACTTCGGGAATCGGTGGGCCGTTATTTACTGCCCTGGAAGAGTATAACGTCCGGTTAATTTGTCATGGGGCCAGCCCGAATAATCTTTGTTTTTTGGTTGAGCAGAAACAAGCTGAAGATATCGTGCGGATGTTGCACGCGAAATTTATCACTGAATAA
- a CDS encoding dihydrodipicolinate reductase C-terminal domain-containing protein, whose protein sequence is MKIAVIGTGKTGGKVVELLGDELSEAFDSSNPPTVEKLQAADAVIIFVPGDAVPDVMDTVIEAGIPAAWGSTGCEWPNDLEEQVKAKNAKWIMASNFSLGMNVIRKSIEAISAGSNILKDPEFHIHEVHHVHKKDAPSGTALSWKEWLDKEAEVTSAREGDVKGIHELTLKTETEEITLKHKALDRALFAEGAIWAAKQLVNHSKMEAGIRTFGQLFDQVMEEQK, encoded by the coding sequence ATGAAAATTGCAGTTATTGGAACAGGAAAGACCGGTGGAAAAGTGGTGGAGCTTTTAGGAGATGAACTATCCGAAGCTTTTGACTCATCGAATCCCCCCACCGTAGAGAAACTTCAAGCAGCTGATGCGGTTATCATCTTTGTACCGGGCGACGCGGTGCCTGATGTAATGGACACAGTGATTGAGGCCGGCATTCCGGCCGCATGGGGAAGTACCGGTTGTGAGTGGCCAAACGATTTGGAGGAGCAGGTAAAAGCCAAGAATGCGAAATGGATTATGGCTTCCAATTTTAGCCTGGGAATGAATGTAATCCGCAAAAGCATCGAGGCTATTTCGGCGGGATCAAACATTTTGAAAGACCCGGAATTTCATATTCACGAAGTGCATCACGTTCATAAAAAAGATGCCCCCAGCGGAACGGCACTGTCCTGGAAGGAGTGGTTGGATAAGGAAGCGGAAGTAACCTCAGCCCGTGAAGGTGATGTGAAAGGAATTCATGAACTGACCCTGAAAACAGAAACAGAAGAAATCACCCTAAAACATAAGGCCTTAGACCGTGCTTTATTTGCAGAAGGGGCGATTTGGGCCGCAAAGCAACTGGTAAACCATTCGAAGATGGAAGCAGGAATTCGTACCTTTGGGCAGTTATTTGATCAAGTAATGGAGGAACAAAAATAA
- the dapA gene encoding 4-hydroxy-tetrahydrodipicolinate synthase: MENFPLWTAIVTPMNTDGSVDYDSFEQLLRKQEEAGNGVLILGSTGEGLNLNEEEKREVVEFTKDLNLDVPFMIGVGGFNLPAQVDFIHFCNEIKPDALLLVTPLYAKPGAEGQFEWFSELMAETDVPCMLYNVPSRTGVKMHPSVPARLSKEFDHLMGVKEASGSVEEFKAFRREAPDVKFYSGDDGMTPAFSKEGGVGLVSVASNVWPKATHKYVELCLKVETEGLFPLWKNATDALFKAPNPVPVKVLLGKKNWIATDTVRLPLSLGDISEEVEANLTQADEDIAAWLAEE, translated from the coding sequence ATGGAAAATTTTCCACTGTGGACGGCTATTGTCACCCCGATGAACACAGACGGGAGTGTGGACTATGACAGCTTTGAACAGCTTCTCAGAAAACAGGAGGAGGCCGGCAATGGCGTTTTGATTTTGGGCAGTACCGGAGAAGGGCTGAACCTGAATGAAGAAGAAAAAAGAGAGGTTGTCGAGTTCACCAAGGATCTGAATCTGGATGTTCCGTTTATGATTGGAGTTGGTGGCTTTAACCTTCCTGCTCAGGTCGATTTCATCCACTTTTGCAATGAAATAAAACCTGATGCATTACTATTGGTAACACCTCTTTATGCAAAACCGGGAGCTGAAGGTCAGTTTGAGTGGTTCAGTGAATTGATGGCTGAGACGGATGTTCCCTGTATGCTTTACAATGTACCTTCCCGAACGGGGGTAAAAATGCATCCGAGTGTTCCCGCCCGCCTCAGTAAAGAATTTGATCACCTGATGGGAGTGAAAGAGGCCAGCGGAAGTGTAGAAGAGTTCAAGGCTTTCCGCCGCGAAGCACCCGATGTTAAATTCTACAGCGGTGATGATGGCATGACGCCGGCTTTTAGTAAAGAAGGCGGTGTAGGCTTGGTTTCCGTAGCTTCAAATGTATGGCCGAAAGCTACTCACAAATATGTGGAACTTTGCCTGAAAGTAGAAACCGAAGGATTATTCCCTTTATGGAAAAATGCCACGGACGCCTTATTCAAAGCCCCGAATCCCGTTCCCGTAAAAGTTCTGCTTGGCAAAAAGAACTGGATAGCTACTGATACCGTTAGGTTGCCATTGTCGCTGGGTGATATTTCTGAAGAAGTGGAAGCCAACCTGACGCAAGCGGATGAGGACATAGCAGCCTGGCTTGCTGAGGAATAA
- a CDS encoding 2,3,4,5-tetrahydropyridine-2,6-dicarboxylate N-succinyltransferase, whose product MLKTAWNVAINEFNNQNYRMSYEDILDQLEEGTVRAANKTENGWEANVEVKEAILASFKDGENTSYEGIYEGFVDKHNLPPRYFGPEDGVRLVPGGSSVRRGAYVSSGVIIMPPAYINVGAYVDEGSMVDSHALVGSCAQIGKNVHISAGVQIGGVLEPVGMNPVIIEDDCFIGAGSVIVEGILVKKGAVIAPGVTLSKAVPVYDTVNEKVLERGSAIPENAVVIPGTRPVSNDWAKENGLSMACPIIVKYRDEGSNASLELEEALR is encoded by the coding sequence ATCTTAAAGACTGCTTGGAATGTCGCAATCAATGAATTCAATAATCAAAACTATAGAATGAGTTACGAAGATATTTTAGATCAACTGGAAGAAGGAACTGTAAGAGCAGCCAACAAAACCGAAAATGGCTGGGAGGCAAATGTTGAAGTGAAAGAAGCCATTTTGGCCTCTTTTAAAGACGGTGAAAATACTTCCTATGAAGGCATTTATGAGGGGTTTGTAGATAAACACAACCTGCCTCCCCGGTATTTTGGTCCTGAGGACGGTGTGCGTTTGGTTCCGGGTGGTTCATCCGTTCGCAGAGGGGCCTACGTTTCATCCGGTGTAATCATTATGCCGCCTGCTTATATCAATGTTGGTGCTTATGTGGATGAAGGTTCAATGGTTGATAGCCATGCTCTCGTGGGTTCTTGTGCCCAGATTGGGAAGAATGTACACATTTCAGCCGGAGTACAGATAGGTGGAGTATTAGAGCCTGTCGGGATGAATCCGGTGATCATCGAAGATGATTGTTTTATCGGGGCTGGTTCAGTGATAGTGGAAGGAATTCTTGTGAAGAAAGGAGCCGTTATTGCACCCGGTGTTACGCTTTCCAAAGCCGTTCCTGTTTATGATACGGTGAATGAGAAAGTTCTGGAGCGTGGTTCAGCTATTCCTGAAAATGCAGTGGTTATTCCGGGAACACGTCCGGTGAGTAACGATTGGGCTAAAGAAAATGGCCTCAGCATGGCTTGCCCGATTATCGTGAAGTACAGAGATGAAGGAAGTAACGCTTCCCTGGAATTAGAAGAAGCCCTTCGGTAG
- the thrC gene encoding threonine synthase produces the protein MKSSNSGYTMSCIMCGRENDERETSTYCTHCGGVLDIEYNKSEKHIQYPLKEILPDPLKNHYTSLKKLDRLSERYDAELYAKLEFEHPTGCFKDRGSYIEVQKALELGADAICLASTGNMAASVAAYACYFKIPCFVFVPEKTPEVKLAQATIYDATIIKIKGDFMACEKLCREFAKSGNYYLAGDYVFRQEGQKSFSYELYEQGDTEFDYIFVPIGAGTNFAAIYKGYKEMKAAGMIEKIPSFIAVQPEQSSPVVEGIFKKDKIVKEQVNTMADAVAVADPLDFYKVFRGIEETDGLAFTATENELLESMQEMTVEEGYFTEPACAIPLATFKNNLDQFKGKKCLFVLTGTGLKSSHIVAKYSLSSPVLPPNLERIQQYIESGFIDMQKNSWGQSRNTGFENVNMDEGHTKLYDEYVNNINRKGKTLKEEEIKVLRSLVYNEDADLEYPVEVVDYKLTMRKHGLVSAAVKLKIEDKDEIISLDQGVGPIDAILTAIKSETDGFLPLEVINHEVEILSPDTDSLVIVTLTLEKEGHRFTSKGASPDTLEAVIQAFVKGLAIANKALAV, from the coding sequence ATGAAATCAAGCAATTCCGGATATACCATGAGCTGCATTATGTGCGGCCGTGAAAATGACGAGAGAGAAACCAGCACCTACTGCACGCATTGCGGAGGCGTTCTGGATATTGAGTACAACAAATCCGAAAAGCACATTCAGTATCCGCTGAAAGAGATTTTACCGGATCCTCTCAAGAACCATTATACATCGCTGAAGAAGCTCGATCGTCTTTCCGAGAGATATGATGCTGAACTGTACGCCAAGCTTGAATTTGAACATCCCACCGGATGCTTTAAGGACCGGGGAAGTTATATAGAAGTGCAAAAAGCCCTGGAGCTGGGTGCTGATGCTATTTGCCTGGCCTCTACCGGAAATATGGCTGCATCAGTGGCTGCCTATGCCTGTTATTTCAAAATTCCTTGTTTCGTGTTTGTGCCGGAAAAAACGCCTGAAGTAAAACTGGCCCAGGCTACCATTTATGACGCGACTATCATCAAGATTAAAGGTGATTTTATGGCATGTGAGAAACTGTGTCGTGAGTTTGCCAAATCCGGAAATTACTACCTTGCCGGGGACTATGTTTTCCGTCAGGAAGGACAAAAATCATTCTCCTATGAGCTGTACGAGCAGGGTGATACTGAATTTGATTACATCTTTGTACCCATTGGCGCCGGAACCAATTTTGCTGCCATCTACAAAGGCTACAAAGAGATGAAGGCAGCCGGGATGATTGAAAAAATCCCAAGCTTTATTGCAGTTCAACCCGAACAAAGTTCACCGGTGGTGGAAGGGATTTTTAAGAAGGATAAAATCGTCAAAGAACAGGTAAATACCATGGCGGATGCCGTGGCCGTGGCCGACCCGCTGGACTTCTACAAGGTATTCCGCGGAATTGAGGAAACGGACGGACTTGCCTTTACCGCAACCGAGAATGAATTGCTCGAATCGATGCAAGAAATGACCGTTGAGGAAGGTTATTTCACCGAACCGGCTTGTGCCATTCCGCTTGCCACCTTCAAAAACAACCTGGATCAATTTAAAGGAAAGAAATGCCTGTTCGTGCTCACGGGTACCGGGCTCAAGAGTTCACATATCGTGGCCAAATACTCTCTCTCCTCTCCGGTACTCCCACCAAACCTCGAACGCATTCAGCAATATATTGAGTCCGGATTTATTGACATGCAAAAGAACAGCTGGGGTCAATCACGTAACACAGGCTTTGAGAACGTCAATATGGACGAGGGACATACCAAGCTGTATGATGAGTATGTGAATAACATCAACCGAAAAGGGAAAACCCTTAAAGAGGAAGAGATTAAGGTACTTCGCTCATTGGTTTATAATGAGGATGCGGATCTCGAGTACCCGGTTGAAGTAGTGGATTACAAGCTTACCATGCGTAAACACGGACTGGTAAGTGCAGCCGTGAAGTTGAAAATTGAAGACAAAGACGAGATCATTTCCCTTGATCAGGGTGTGGGACCCATTGATGCCATTCTAACCGCTATCAAATCCGAAACGGATGGGTTTCTTCCGCTTGAAGTCATAAATCACGAAGTGGAAATCCTGAGTCCGGATACCGACTCTCTGGTAATTGTAACCCTGACCCTTGAGAAAGAAGGACATCGCTTTACTTCTAAGGGAGCATCCCCAGATACCCTGGAAGCCGTAATTCAGGCGTTTGTGAAAGGATTGGCAATTGCGAATAAAGCTCTGGCAGTCTGA
- a CDS encoding anhydro-N-acetylmuramic acid kinase — translation MNNYLAKLWEISRKPERLIVGLMSGTSLDGLDICLCKVYGSGSNSKIEVIKFTTKEYSTPLRDRIRAIQSKEQVPARELTILHTELAGRYASCILDSLNDWDIDPGDVDLIASHGQTIYHAPAQSEGEEHATLQIVDGDHIAHKSGIITISDFRQKHTAVGGEGAPLAGIFDEVLFRHPEKHRLLLNLGGIANFTWLPSHKSGDPILTSDTGPANTLINEAMQKYFDQPFDKGGKVAASGTVHSELVRYILLEPYFRKAFPKTTGQEDFRLEFTENLMEGHGIELAKEDLVATLTAVTSQSISRAFDEIVGDQEFECFVSGGGIHNKTLMNDLKERNPNATFKDIEDLGISVDAKEAAMMAFFGNELVAGEGFSIPGVTEEKVHLGKISLPG, via the coding sequence ATGAATAATTATTTGGCAAAACTGTGGGAAATTTCCCGGAAACCGGAACGGCTCATTGTAGGGTTGATGTCCGGCACTTCTCTGGACGGACTGGATATATGCTTGTGTAAGGTGTACGGATCGGGAAGTAATTCAAAGATTGAAGTGATAAAGTTCACAACAAAGGAATATTCAACTCCTTTGCGAGATCGAATTCGTGCTATTCAATCAAAGGAACAGGTACCTGCCCGGGAATTAACCATTCTGCATACCGAACTTGCCGGACGATATGCTTCCTGCATTTTGGATTCACTGAATGACTGGGATATTGACCCTGGAGATGTTGACTTGATTGCCAGCCACGGCCAAACCATATATCATGCCCCTGCCCAAAGTGAGGGCGAAGAACATGCCACCCTTCAGATTGTAGATGGAGATCATATTGCTCATAAGTCAGGAATTATCACTATTTCCGATTTTCGACAGAAACACACCGCTGTTGGGGGAGAAGGTGCGCCGCTGGCTGGTATATTTGATGAAGTGCTTTTTCGTCATCCGGAGAAGCACCGGCTTTTGCTGAACCTGGGAGGGATCGCCAATTTTACCTGGTTGCCTTCCCATAAAAGCGGGGACCCAATTTTGACCAGCGATACCGGCCCGGCCAACACACTCATCAATGAGGCCATGCAAAAATATTTTGATCAGCCTTTTGACAAAGGAGGTAAAGTGGCTGCATCCGGAACTGTTCATTCCGAACTGGTTAGGTATATTTTGCTTGAACCTTATTTTAGAAAAGCATTTCCAAAAACAACCGGTCAGGAAGATTTCAGGCTGGAATTCACCGAAAACCTGATGGAAGGGCATGGCATTGAACTTGCGAAGGAAGACCTTGTGGCTACGCTAACGGCGGTCACATCGCAAAGTATCAGCCGGGCCTTTGATGAGATAGTCGGTGATCAGGAGTTTGAGTGTTTTGTAAGTGGAGGAGGCATTCACAACAAAACGTTGATGAATGATCTGAAAGAGCGAAACCCCAATGCAACATTCAAGGATATAGAAGACCTGGGAATTTCAGTCGATGCCAAAGAAGCTGCCATGATGGCCTTTTTTGGCAATGAGTTAGTGGCCGGAGAAGGATTTTCTATTCCGGGGGTTACGGAAGAAAAAGTTCATTTAGGGAAGATTAGTCTGCCGGGGTAA
- a CDS encoding aspartate aminotransferase family protein, which translates to MDKAQQLEKQYHFQVYNRLPVTLSHGKGALLWDTEGNEYLDAFGGLAVNNLGHAHPKIVAAIKEQADKLLHASNFFYNEPQSLLAEKLATLSGLDRVFFCNSGVEAMEACVKMARKWGKKNGKSGNVVTLSEGFHGRSVTTIAMGMPSYREGFDPMPTGFDQVPFNDFEALKATVDEDTIAIGFETIQGSGGVNVIDGEFLKKTRQLCDELNILMIIDEVQCGIGRSGKFYAYQHFDVMPDIVATAKALAGGIPIGAVLAKEEVASALGFGDHGTTFGGNPFACHVANAALDAIEEEGLTEQAAEKGAFMMKLLKEKLSGYPSVKDIRGLGLMLGVELDRPARPVIDKMFEHNVLGNAAHGTVVRFLPPLVITKEQIERIVDELVWALEETA; encoded by the coding sequence ATGGACAAAGCACAGCAGCTCGAAAAACAATACCACTTCCAGGTGTACAACCGCCTGCCCGTTACCCTCTCTCATGGAAAAGGAGCATTACTTTGGGATACCGAGGGAAACGAATACCTCGATGCTTTTGGCGGATTGGCTGTGAATAACCTCGGGCATGCTCACCCCAAAATAGTTGCTGCCATTAAAGAACAGGCCGACAAGCTGCTGCATGCCTCCAATTTCTTTTACAATGAGCCTCAGAGTCTGCTGGCTGAAAAACTGGCAACATTGTCCGGTTTAGACCGGGTTTTCTTTTGTAACAGTGGTGTGGAAGCCATGGAAGCCTGTGTAAAAATGGCTCGAAAGTGGGGTAAGAAAAACGGAAAGTCCGGGAATGTCGTTACTCTCAGTGAAGGGTTTCACGGGCGGTCGGTGACTACCATCGCGATGGGAATGCCCAGCTATCGGGAGGGATTTGACCCCATGCCCACCGGATTTGATCAGGTTCCATTTAATGATTTTGAAGCCCTGAAAGCTACAGTAGATGAAGATACCATTGCCATAGGATTTGAAACCATACAAGGCTCCGGCGGGGTGAATGTAATTGACGGTGAATTCCTGAAAAAAACCCGGCAGCTTTGCGATGAACTTAACATCCTTATGATTATAGATGAGGTACAATGTGGGATCGGTCGCTCCGGGAAGTTTTACGCCTACCAGCATTTTGATGTAATGCCTGATATTGTTGCTACCGCAAAGGCATTGGCGGGTGGAATTCCCATTGGAGCCGTTTTGGCAAAAGAAGAAGTGGCTTCAGCACTGGGATTCGGTGATCATGGCACTACATTTGGCGGAAATCCTTTTGCCTGCCATGTTGCCAATGCAGCACTGGACGCCATTGAAGAAGAAGGACTCACCGAACAAGCAGCAGAGAAAGGCGCATTTATGATGAAGCTGCTCAAAGAGAAGCTATCCGGGTATCCTTCTGTTAAAGATATACGCGGACTCGGGCTTATGTTAGGGGTGGAACTCGACCGCCCCGCCCGGCCTGTTATAGATAAAATGTTTGAGCATAACGTACTTGGCAATGCTGCTCATGGAACCGTTGTAAGGTTCCTTCCGCCTCTGGTCATCACCAAAGAACAAATTGAGCGTATTGTGGATGAGCTGGTTTGGGCTTTGGAAGAAACAGCTTAG